The Actinomycetes bacterium genome contains a region encoding:
- a CDS encoding 5-deoxy-glucuronate isomerase, whose protein sequence is MGGKLHLPRGTTAEGAFSLHVTPEQAGWAFSGLRVLELAPGAAHTFATGRDELVVLPLAGGCVVECESRRFELAGRDDVFGRVTDFAYVPVDAEVRVSSPGGGRFALPSALATHRLDPAYGPAEAVPVELRGAGRASRQVNNFCAPGAFAADKLIAVEVLTPGGNWSSWPPHKHDELREDEV, encoded by the coding sequence ATGGGGGGCAAGCTCCACCTGCCGCGGGGCACCACCGCCGAAGGCGCGTTCTCGCTGCACGTCACGCCCGAACAGGCCGGCTGGGCGTTCAGCGGCCTGCGCGTGCTCGAGCTGGCGCCGGGCGCCGCCCACACCTTCGCCACCGGTCGCGACGAGCTGGTGGTGCTGCCGCTGGCCGGCGGCTGCGTGGTCGAGTGCGAGTCACGCCGCTTCGAGCTGGCCGGCCGCGACGACGTGTTCGGCCGGGTCACCGACTTCGCCTACGTCCCCGTCGATGCCGAGGTCCGCGTCTCCAGCCCGGGTGGCGGGCGGTTCGCCCTGCCCTCGGCGCTGGCCACCCACCGGCTCGACCCGGCCTACGGCCCGGCCGAGGCGGTGCCGGTCGAGCTGCGCGGAGCCGGTCGGGCCAGCCGCCAGGTCAACAACTTCTGCGCCCCCGGGGCGTTCGCGGCCGACAAGCTCATCGCGGTCGAGGTCCTCACCCCGGGCGGCAACTGGTCCTCCTGGCCGCCGCACAAGCACGACGAGCTCCGCGAGGACGAGGTGG
- a CDS encoding aldolase, translating into MRADQLQAILDVRTRRPETIAEAASRRARPTSLFNEHGKLMVIAADHPARGALRAGDKAVAMADRVELLDRLCLALSRPGVNGVLGTPDIVEDLLLLGALDGKVVIGSMNRGGLAGTVFEIDDRFTAYDAASLAAAGFEGGKMLLRIDPGDPSTVATVEACGRAVSELAGRRLLAMVEPFISHRVDGRVRIDLGAEATIRAMTVAAGLGNTSAYTWLKVPVVEEMERVMAATTLPALLLGGEVSTAQDAAFESWRKALKLPTVQGLVIGRSLLYPPGDDVAAAVDTAVGLLQDGRG; encoded by the coding sequence ATGCGCGCTGACCAGCTCCAGGCAATCCTCGACGTCCGCACCCGGCGCCCGGAGACGATCGCCGAGGCGGCGAGCCGGCGGGCCCGCCCGACCTCGCTGTTCAACGAGCACGGCAAGCTCATGGTCATCGCGGCCGACCACCCGGCCCGCGGCGCCCTGCGCGCCGGCGACAAGGCAGTGGCCATGGCCGACCGCGTCGAGCTGCTCGACCGGCTCTGCCTCGCCCTCTCCCGTCCCGGCGTCAACGGCGTCCTCGGCACCCCCGACATCGTCGAGGACCTCCTGCTGCTCGGCGCGCTCGACGGCAAGGTGGTCATCGGATCCATGAACCGGGGCGGCCTCGCCGGGACCGTCTTCGAGATCGACGACCGCTTCACCGCCTACGACGCCGCCAGCCTGGCCGCCGCCGGCTTCGAGGGCGGCAAGATGCTGCTGCGCATCGACCCCGGCGACCCCTCCACAGTGGCCACCGTCGAGGCCTGCGGGCGGGCGGTCAGTGAACTCGCCGGACGCCGGCTGCTGGCCATGGTCGAGCCGTTCATCTCCCACCGGGTGGACGGGCGGGTCCGCATCGACCTGGGCGCCGAGGCCACCATCCGGGCGATGACGGTCGCGGCCGGCCTCGGGAACACCTCGGCCTACACCTGGCTCAAGGTCCCGGTGGTGGAGGAGATGGAGCGGGTGATGGCGGCGACCACGCTGCCGGCGCTGCTGCTCGGCGGCGAGGTCAGCACCGCCCAGGACGCGGCCTTCGAGAGCTGGCGCAAGGCGCTCAAGCTGCCCACCGTCCAAGGCCTCGTGATCGGCCGGTCCCTGCTGTACCCGCCCGGTGACGACGTCGCCGCGGCGGTCGACACCGCGGTGGGCCTGCTCCAGGACGGGAGGGGGTGA
- the iolC gene encoding 5-dehydro-2-deoxygluconokinase, producing the protein MRSDRSEAFDVLTMGRIGVDIYPLQVGVSLREVETFGKYLGGSPTNVAVAAARYGRRSAVITRTGQDPFGEYLHDALRRFGVDDRFVTAVPGLPTPVTFCEIFPPDNFPLYFYRYPKAPDLEIAADELDLDAIRSARVFWVTVTGLSQEPSRSATLRALEARAKAGTTILDLDYRPMFWPSQQEARTWVQRALEQGTVAVGNLDEWDTAIGERDPKAIVGQLEDLGLDVAIVKQGPKGVLARDHTSTVEVPPVPVRVVNGLGAGDAFGGALCHGLLAGWDLERLMRFCNAAGAIVASRLACADAMPDAAEVEAKLQEAVHAR; encoded by the coding sequence ATGCGCAGCGACCGTTCGGAGGCGTTCGACGTCCTCACCATGGGACGGATCGGCGTCGACATCTACCCCCTCCAGGTCGGGGTCTCCCTTCGCGAGGTCGAGACCTTCGGCAAGTACCTCGGCGGCAGCCCGACCAACGTCGCCGTGGCCGCCGCCCGCTACGGCCGGCGCAGCGCGGTGATCACCCGCACCGGCCAGGACCCGTTCGGCGAGTACCTGCACGATGCGCTGCGGAGGTTCGGCGTCGACGACCGCTTCGTGACCGCCGTGCCGGGCCTGCCGACGCCGGTGACGTTCTGCGAGATCTTCCCGCCCGACAACTTCCCGCTCTACTTCTACCGCTACCCCAAGGCGCCCGACCTGGAGATCGCCGCCGACGAGCTGGACCTCGACGCGATCCGCTCGGCCCGGGTCTTCTGGGTGACGGTGACCGGACTTTCCCAGGAGCCAAGCCGCAGCGCGACCCTGCGCGCGCTGGAGGCCAGGGCCAAGGCGGGCACCACCATCCTGGACCTGGACTACCGGCCGATGTTCTGGCCCTCCCAGCAGGAGGCCAGGACCTGGGTGCAGCGGGCGCTGGAGCAGGGCACGGTCGCGGTCGGCAACCTCGACGAGTGGGACACCGCCATCGGCGAGCGCGACCCCAAGGCCATCGTGGGCCAGCTCGAGGACCTCGGGCTCGACGTGGCCATTGTCAAGCAGGGCCCCAAGGGCGTGCTGGCCAGGGACCACACCAGCACCGTCGAGGTCCCGCCGGTGCCCGTGCGGGTGGTCAACGGCCTCGGCGCCGGCGACGCGTTCGGTGGGGCGCTTTGCCACGGGCTGCTGGCCGGCTGGGACCTGGAGCGGCTGATGCGGTTCTGCAACGCCGCCGGAGCCATCGTGGCCTCCCGGCTGGCGTGCGCCGATGCCATGCCCGACGCCGCCGAGGTCGAGGCCAAGCTCCAGGAGGCCGTTCATGCGCGCTGA
- a CDS encoding GntR family transcriptional regulator codes for MTFSPASITVDRGSPVPMYYQVAQQLEQAIESGALAPGSQLDGELTLADQLGVSRPTLRRAIEYLVDRGYLIRRRAVGTQVVHPKVRRPMELSSLYDDLTASRKNPRTTVLSIATEPATDVIAHALGLEEGSEVLALERLRYADDEALAVMHNWLPLGLVTLDAERLERTGLYQLMRAAGVRLHLASQTIGARAATAAEARLLHGSKGEPLLTMQRTTYNDAGQPVELGDHIYRAVLYSFELVLVTR; via the coding sequence ATGACGTTCTCCCCAGCGTCGATCACCGTCGACCGCGGCAGCCCGGTGCCGATGTACTACCAGGTCGCCCAGCAGCTGGAGCAGGCCATCGAGTCCGGAGCGCTGGCGCCGGGCAGCCAGTTGGACGGCGAGCTGACCCTGGCCGACCAGCTGGGAGTGTCGCGCCCGACGCTGCGCCGGGCGATCGAGTACCTGGTCGACCGCGGCTACCTGATCCGCAGGCGCGCGGTCGGTACCCAGGTCGTGCACCCCAAGGTCCGGCGGCCGATGGAGCTCTCCAGCCTGTACGACGACCTGACGGCCAGCCGCAAGAACCCCCGGACGACCGTCCTGTCAATCGCCACTGAGCCGGCGACCGACGTCATTGCCCACGCCCTCGGGCTGGAGGAGGGCAGCGAGGTCTTGGCCCTGGAGCGGCTGCGCTACGCCGACGACGAGGCGCTGGCGGTGATGCACAACTGGCTCCCGCTCGGCCTGGTGACCCTGGACGCCGAGCGGCTGGAGCGGACCGGGCTCTACCAGCTCATGCGCGCCGCCGGGGTGCGCCTGCACCTGGCGTCGCAGACCATCGGCGCCCGGGCGGCCACCGCCGCCGAGGCGCGGCTGCTGCATGGCAGCAAGGGTGAGCCGCTGCTGACCATGCAGCGCACCACCTACAACGACGCGGGACAGCCGGTGGAGCTTGGCGACCACATCTACCGGGCAGTCCTGTACTCGTTCGAGCTCGTGCTCGTGACCCGCTGA
- a CDS encoding beta-ketoacyl-ACP reductase: MASMEGQVALVTGGARGIGLAISSRLADRGVRVAVGYSHGAETAKQFAAAHEGATIHQGNIGASADCERVIGEVLEQHGRMDILVNNAGITIDKTVRKMTPEEWDRVIHVNLSGAFYLSRAVLQHMLDRGYGRIVNISSVIGEKGNVGQANYASAKSGLFGLTMSLAQETARKGITVNSVAPGFIATEMVAAIPPQALERVIAQIPVGRLGEPDEIARVVEFLADPDSGYITGEVYGINGGLYM, translated from the coding sequence ATGGCCAGTATGGAAGGGCAGGTCGCGCTCGTCACCGGCGGCGCGCGCGGGATCGGGCTGGCGATCAGCAGCCGCCTCGCCGACCGCGGGGTCAGGGTGGCGGTGGGGTACTCCCACGGCGCCGAGACCGCCAAGCAGTTCGCCGCCGCCCACGAGGGCGCCACCATCCATCAGGGCAACATCGGCGCGAGCGCCGACTGTGAGCGGGTGATCGGGGAGGTCCTCGAGCAGCACGGCCGCATGGACATCCTGGTCAACAACGCCGGGATCACCATCGACAAGACGGTCCGCAAGATGACCCCTGAGGAGTGGGACCGGGTCATCCACGTCAACCTCTCGGGGGCGTTCTATCTCTCCCGGGCGGTGTTGCAGCACATGCTGGACCGCGGGTACGGGCGGATCGTCAACATCAGCTCGGTGATCGGGGAGAAGGGCAACGTCGGCCAGGCCAACTACGCCTCGGCGAAGTCGGGGTTGTTCGGGTTGACGATGAGCCTGGCGCAGGAGACGGCGCGCAAGGGCATCACGGTGAACTCCGTGGCGCCAGGGTTCATCGCCACCGAGATGGTCGCCGCGATCCCACCCCAGGCCCTGGAGCGGGTGATCGCCCAGATCCCGGTGGGTAGGCTGGGGGAGCCCGATGAGATCGCGCGGGTGGTGGAGTTCCTGGCCGACCCAGACTCTGGGTATATCACCGGGGAGGTCTACGGCATCAACGGCGGGCTGTACATGTGA
- a CDS encoding acetyl-CoA C-acyltransferase family protein: MARQRDVVVLSGVRTAVGRYGGSLKDTPPTELAAAVVREAVNRSGAAPADVGHVVFGNVIHTDVRDMYLSRVAAVNGGLPVETPAFTLNRLCGSGLQAIVSAAQLVLLGDADVTVAGGAEVMSRGQYWVPGLRWGQRMGNGETVDAMVGALTDPFDDCHMGVTAENVAAKWGVSREDQDALAVESHQRAARATEQGWFKEQILPIELKGRKGTTVFDTDEHIRADATMEGMAKLRPAFQSGGTVTAGNAAGVNDAAAAVVLADREVADARGLEPLGRLVAYAHAGVEPRYMGIGPVPAVRAVLDKAGLKVDDIDVFEVNEAFAAQALAVIRDLGLPPERTNPNGSGVSLGHPIGATGCILTVKALYELERTGGRRALVTMCIGGGQGIAAVFERS, from the coding sequence ATGGCCAGGCAACGTGACGTCGTCGTGCTCTCGGGGGTGCGGACGGCGGTGGGCAGGTACGGGGGGAGCCTGAAGGACACCCCGCCGACCGAGCTGGCCGCGGCGGTGGTGCGCGAGGCGGTGAACCGGTCCGGCGCCGCGCCCGCTGACGTCGGGCATGTGGTGTTCGGCAACGTGATCCACACCGATGTGCGCGACATGTACCTGTCGCGGGTCGCGGCGGTCAACGGGGGGCTGCCGGTGGAGACCCCGGCGTTCACGCTGAACCGGTTGTGCGGGTCGGGGCTGCAGGCGATCGTGTCGGCCGCCCAGCTCGTCCTCCTGGGTGACGCCGACGTCACGGTCGCGGGCGGGGCGGAGGTGATGAGCCGCGGGCAGTACTGGGTGCCTGGGCTGCGCTGGGGGCAGCGGATGGGCAACGGGGAGACGGTCGACGCGATGGTGGGGGCGTTGACCGACCCGTTCGACGACTGCCACATGGGGGTGACCGCCGAGAACGTGGCTGCCAAATGGGGGGTGTCGCGGGAGGACCAGGACGCCCTGGCGGTGGAGAGCCACCAGCGCGCGGCCCGGGCCACGGAGCAGGGCTGGTTCAAGGAGCAGATCCTGCCCATCGAGCTCAAGGGCCGGAAGGGCACCACGGTGTTCGACACCGACGAGCACATCCGCGCCGACGCCACCATGGAGGGCATGGCCAAGCTCCGGCCGGCGTTCCAGTCGGGCGGGACGGTCACGGCCGGCAACGCGGCCGGGGTCAACGACGCCGCCGCAGCGGTGGTGCTGGCCGACCGGGAGGTCGCCGACGCCCGCGGCCTTGAGCCGTTGGGGCGGCTGGTCGCCTACGCCCACGCCGGGGTGGAGCCCCGCTACATGGGGATCGGGCCGGTCCCGGCGGTGCGGGCGGTGCTCGACAAGGCTGGCCTGAAGGTCGACGACATCGATGTGTTCGAGGTCAACGAGGCGTTCGCGGCGCAGGCGCTGGCGGTGATCCGTGACCTGGGGCTGCCGCCGGAGCGGACCAATCCGAACGGGTCGGGGGTGTCGCTGGGCCACCCGATCGGTGCGACCGGGTGCATCCTGACCGTCAAGGCGTTGTATGAGCTCGAGCGCACCGGCGGCAGGCGCGCGCTGGTGACGATGTGCATCGGCGGCGGCCAGGGCATCGCCGCGGTCTTCGAGCGGTCGTAG
- the nagA gene encoding N-acetylglucosamine-6-phosphate deacetylase, with the protein MPVISAPRVVAGDRVLSPGTVVVEGGRIAEVLPGRPAGGRDHLRLEHGVLVPGLVDLQVNGYAGVDLAGADPAGWASVARELAATGVTSFLPTFITAPVEALAADLARARAARASGEPGARVLGVHLEGPFLSPARRGAHDPRAMLDPTPEAVDRLLEAGAGILTLMTLAPERHGAVGAVARLVGAGVVVSVGHSDARAAEVAAAADAGARMVTHLFNAQRGLHHREPGVAGQGLGDPRLTLGLIADLEHVHPLVCRMAVTAAPGRVALVTDATAAAGMPPGRYRLGGELVELPEQGPPLRADGTIAGSALRLDRAVANVAGLGVGLADAVAAATRVPADLLGRTDLGRLAPGALADLAWLDDDLRALATWVGGTPAWPPSGPA; encoded by the coding sequence ATGCCCGTGATCTCCGCGCCCCGCGTGGTCGCCGGCGACCGGGTGCTCAGCCCCGGCACCGTGGTGGTGGAGGGCGGCCGCATCGCCGAGGTGCTGCCCGGCCGGCCCGCCGGAGGCCGCGACCACCTCCGCCTGGAGCACGGCGTGCTCGTCCCCGGGCTCGTCGACCTCCAGGTGAACGGCTACGCCGGGGTGGACCTGGCCGGGGCCGACCCGGCCGGATGGGCGTCGGTGGCCCGCGAGCTGGCGGCCACCGGGGTCACCTCGTTCCTGCCCACCTTCATCACCGCGCCGGTCGAGGCGCTGGCCGCCGACCTGGCCCGGGCCCGGGCGGCGCGCGCCAGCGGGGAGCCGGGCGCCCGCGTCCTCGGCGTCCATCTCGAGGGCCCGTTCCTCTCCCCCGCCCGGCGCGGCGCGCACGACCCGCGCGCGATGCTCGACCCCACTCCTGAGGCGGTCGACCGGCTGCTGGAGGCGGGCGCGGGCATCCTCACCCTGATGACGCTGGCACCCGAGCGCCACGGGGCTGTCGGCGCGGTGGCGCGGCTGGTCGGGGCGGGCGTGGTCGTCTCGGTCGGCCACTCCGACGCGCGCGCCGCCGAGGTGGCGGCGGCCGCCGACGCCGGCGCCCGGATGGTGACCCACCTGTTCAACGCCCAGCGCGGGCTCCACCACCGGGAGCCGGGCGTGGCCGGGCAGGGCCTCGGTGACCCCCGCCTCACCCTCGGCCTGATCGCCGACCTCGAGCACGTGCATCCCCTGGTCTGCCGGATGGCGGTGACCGCCGCCCCCGGGCGCGTCGCCCTGGTCACCGACGCCACCGCCGCCGCCGGCATGCCGCCGGGCCGCTACCGGCTCGGCGGCGAGCTGGTCGAGCTGCCCGAGCAGGGCCCGCCGCTGCGGGCCGACGGCACCATCGCCGGCTCGGCGCTGCGCCTGGACCGGGCGGTGGCCAACGTCGCGGGGCTCGGCGTGGGCCTGGCCGACGCGGTCGCCGCGGCCACCCGGGTCCCGGCCGACCTGCTCGGCCGGACCGACCTCGGCCGCCTGGCCCCCGGGGCCCTGGCCGACCTCGCCTGGCTCGACGACGACCTGCGGGCCCTGGCCACCTGGGTCGGCGGCACCCCGGCCTGGCCTCCGTCCGGGCCGGCGTAG
- a CDS encoding PspC domain-containing protein: MNEYFHREGLIRPRQGRLLGGVCAGLGRRFGLSPWSARILFVLILMLIPGSQILIYPILWILMPSEPRLAQIPAGPAGVAS, from the coding sequence ATGAACGAGTACTTCCATCGGGAGGGCCTGATCCGGCCCCGCCAAGGCCGCCTGCTCGGCGGCGTCTGCGCCGGCCTGGGCCGGCGCTTCGGGCTCTCGCCCTGGTCGGCACGGATCCTGTTCGTGCTCATCCTGATGCTCATCCCCGGAAGCCAGATCCTGATCTACCCGATCCTGTGGATCCTGATGCCCTCGGAGCCGCGGCTGGCCCAGATCCCGGCCGGTCCGGCCGGCGTGGCCTCCTGA
- a CDS encoding PQQ-binding-like beta-propeller repeat protein has product MDRYRHGDLTGWLALAAGALLLLAAGRWVVAGQLGEAAATGSRDTVATPARLGPALARRCPAPTPARADARHPGPPAPVASEVASFRETPQRTGAAATGGPAGRPAVRWRATGLAVVFSSPVAAGKLVVVGGGDGGVHAVEAATGRPAWGFATGGPVDASPAVAGQTVYSTSADGNLYALDLASGALRWCLAIDAGLSSPAVAGGLVVVSSRGGTLYGISAYGVSAADGRVLWQRRVGASRQASPAVAGGVVYAGGGDGTLHALDLATGKPRWRFQGDGSIAACPVVGDGMVYAVDLTGTLHALTADRGVRRWQQHVGVAGQVLIASPALARGVLYLAADGGLLAVDAASGRTVWRRPGIGAVSSPTVAAGTVYVGSGDGHLHAVGAADGRPRWRVRLGGGVHSTPAVRDGAVYVGGGAGGLYALGEPPSH; this is encoded by the coding sequence ATGGACCGCTACCGGCACGGCGACCTGACCGGCTGGCTGGCGCTTGCCGCCGGGGCGCTGCTGCTCCTGGCGGCCGGGCGCTGGGTCGTGGCCGGGCAGCTCGGCGAGGCCGCTGCCACCGGCTCGCGCGACACCGTGGCCACGCCGGCACGGCTCGGACCGGCGCTGGCGCGCCGCTGCCCCGCGCCGACGCCCGCACGGGCGGACGCGCGCCACCCCGGCCCGCCCGCCCCGGTTGCCTCGGAGGTGGCGTCGTTCCGCGAGACCCCGCAGCGGACCGGTGCGGCCGCCACCGGTGGGCCAGCGGGACGGCCCGCCGTGCGCTGGCGGGCGACGGGCCTCGCGGTGGTGTTCTCTTCCCCGGTCGCGGCCGGCAAGCTCGTGGTGGTCGGCGGGGGCGACGGCGGCGTGCATGCCGTCGAGGCGGCCACCGGGCGGCCCGCATGGGGCTTCGCCACCGGCGGGCCGGTGGACGCCTCACCGGCGGTCGCCGGCCAGACCGTGTACTCGACCAGTGCCGACGGCAACCTCTACGCGCTCGACCTGGCCAGTGGCGCGCTGCGCTGGTGCCTGGCGATCGACGCCGGGCTGTCGTCGCCGGCGGTCGCCGGGGGGCTCGTCGTCGTCAGCAGCCGCGGCGGCACCCTTTACGGGATCTCGGCGTACGGGGTCTCGGCGGCCGACGGCCGGGTCCTCTGGCAGCGCCGCGTGGGCGCCAGCCGGCAGGCGTCGCCGGCGGTCGCCGGCGGCGTGGTCTATGCCGGCGGCGGCGACGGCACGCTGCACGCGCTCGACCTGGCCACTGGCAAGCCGCGATGGCGCTTCCAGGGCGACGGCAGCATCGCCGCCTGCCCGGTCGTGGGCGACGGCATGGTGTACGCGGTCGACCTGACCGGTACGCTGCACGCGCTCACGGCCGACCGGGGTGTGCGGCGCTGGCAGCAGCACGTGGGCGTGGCCGGCCAGGTGCTCATCGCCTCCCCGGCGCTGGCCCGGGGCGTGCTGTACCTGGCCGCCGACGGCGGCCTGCTGGCCGTGGACGCCGCGTCTGGCCGGACCGTATGGCGGCGACCCGGGATCGGCGCCGTCTCCTCCCCCACCGTCGCCGCCGGCACCGTCTACGTGGGCAGCGGCGACGGGCACCTGCATGCGGTCGGCGCGGCCGACGGCCGCCCGCGCTGGCGGGTGCGGCTCGGCGGCGGCGTGCACTCCACCCCGGCCGTTCGTGACGGCGCGGTCTACGTCGGCGGCGGCGCCGGCGGCCTCTACGCGCTCGGCGAGCCCCCGTCGCACTGA
- a CDS encoding sigma-70 family RNA polymerase sigma factor, with translation MTAATSPVLDVRPGDQDAIQQVEQWFLAWHTTGDPAIRDKIILAHLGLADRLAARFRRSQGVSYDDLVQAARVGLVTAVNRYDPSRANSFIVYAVVCVTGELRRCLRDTSWRVHVTRTLKEQALQVTRTRDTLNAILQRPPTTAEIGVELGLTEQRVADALQAIDTRLEFSLDQPVDQDATVTFGALLPAPTGEIEVDDVLALPALLADLPDLERRAVELRFFGDFKQEEIGAVLGYSQIHVSRLLRRALTRMRRQLCS, from the coding sequence ATGACCGCCGCGACTTCCCCCGTCCTGGATGTTCGCCCGGGCGACCAGGACGCCATCCAGCAGGTCGAGCAGTGGTTCCTCGCCTGGCACACCACGGGCGACCCCGCCATCCGCGACAAGATCATCCTCGCCCACCTGGGCCTGGCGGACCGGCTCGCCGCCCGCTTCCGCCGCAGCCAGGGCGTCTCCTACGACGACCTGGTCCAAGCGGCACGGGTCGGCCTGGTCACCGCGGTCAACCGCTACGACCCCAGCCGCGCCAACTCGTTCATCGTCTATGCGGTGGTGTGCGTCACCGGCGAGCTCCGGCGCTGCCTGCGCGACACCTCCTGGCGCGTCCACGTCACCCGCACCCTCAAGGAGCAGGCGCTGCAGGTCACCCGTACCCGCGACACCCTGAACGCCATCTTGCAACGCCCCCCGACCACGGCCGAGATCGGCGTCGAGCTGGGCCTGACCGAGCAACGGGTCGCCGATGCGCTGCAGGCCATCGACACGCGCCTGGAGTTCTCGCTGGACCAGCCGGTCGACCAGGACGCCACGGTCACCTTTGGCGCGCTGCTGCCCGCCCCGACCGGGGAGATCGAGGTCGACGACGTGCTGGCGCTGCCCGCGCTGCTAGCGGACCTGCCCGACCTGGAACGCAGGGCCGTGGAGCTCCGGTTCTTCGGCGACTTCAAGCAGGAGGAGATCGGCGCGGTGCTCGGCTACTCCCAGATCCACGTCTCACGGCTGCTCCGCCGCGCCCTCACCCGCATGCGCCGGCAACTCTGCTCCTGA
- the dnaK gene encoding molecular chaperone DnaK — MAKAVGIDLGTTNSVIAVMESGEPTVIPNAEGSRTTPSVVAFTEQGERLVGQLARRQAILNPKGTITSAKRFIGRRYDEVESEAKAVSFDVVPGPDGMVRFNVRGKLYAPEEISALILRKLAEDAGKFLGERVTEAVITVPAYFNDAQRQATKDAGRIAGLEVLRIINEPTAAALAYGLDKREHETVLVFDLGGGTFDVSILDVGEGVVEVRATSGDTHLGGDDFDRRLVDYLADEFKRDTGIDLRNDPQALQRLFEAAEKAKVELSSVTQTQVNLPFITADASGPKHLTTTLNRARFEQLTADLVERCLGPVQQAMSDAKVTAADLDEVILVGGATRMPAVQALVRRLTGGKDPNMTVNPDEVVAIGAAIQAGVLKGEVKDVLLLDVTPLSLGLETLGGVMTRVIERNTTIPVRRTEVFSTAEDNQPAVDVVVLQGERERAADNRVLGRFRLENIRPAPRGEPQIEVTFDIDANGILNVSARDKDTRAEQKITISETSNLDRSEVERMVAEADRYRAEDTRLRQLVDARNELDAVAYQVERRLQELGGAAPSHEKARAEMLVADARQAIKEEAPLERLRELTGELQQLLQGLMASPGAQAGAQGGPGPGGPSEQRPGGPSEQRPGGPSEQRPGDDDVIDADFTPS, encoded by the coding sequence ATGGCCAAGGCTGTTGGCATCGACCTGGGCACGACCAACTCAGTGATCGCCGTGATGGAGAGCGGCGAACCGACGGTCATCCCCAACGCGGAAGGATCGCGCACCACCCCGTCGGTGGTGGCGTTCACCGAGCAGGGCGAGCGCCTGGTCGGCCAGCTCGCCCGCAGGCAGGCGATCCTGAACCCCAAGGGGACGATCACATCGGCCAAGCGGTTCATCGGCCGGCGCTACGACGAGGTCGAGAGCGAGGCCAAGGCCGTGTCGTTCGACGTCGTGCCCGGGCCGGACGGCATGGTCCGCTTCAACGTCCGCGGCAAGCTGTACGCGCCGGAGGAGATCAGCGCGCTGATCCTGCGCAAGCTGGCCGAGGACGCGGGCAAGTTCCTCGGTGAGCGGGTCACCGAAGCGGTGATCACCGTCCCGGCCTACTTCAACGACGCCCAGCGGCAGGCGACCAAGGACGCGGGACGGATCGCCGGGCTCGAGGTCCTGCGCATCATCAACGAACCGACCGCGGCCGCCCTGGCCTACGGGCTCGACAAGCGCGAGCACGAGACCGTGCTGGTGTTCGACCTCGGCGGGGGCACCTTCGACGTGAGCATCCTCGACGTCGGGGAGGGGGTCGTCGAGGTCCGCGCGACCTCGGGGGACACCCACCTTGGCGGGGACGACTTCGACCGCCGGCTGGTCGACTACCTGGCCGACGAGTTCAAGCGCGACACCGGGATCGACCTGCGCAACGACCCGCAGGCGCTGCAGCGGCTGTTCGAGGCGGCCGAGAAGGCCAAGGTCGAGCTGAGCTCGGTGACCCAGACCCAGGTCAACCTGCCCTTCATCACCGCGGACGCGTCAGGCCCCAAGCACCTGACCACCACCCTGAACCGGGCGAGGTTCGAGCAGCTCACCGCCGACCTGGTCGAGCGCTGCCTCGGGCCGGTGCAGCAGGCGATGTCGGACGCGAAGGTGACCGCGGCCGACCTGGACGAGGTCATCCTGGTCGGCGGTGCCACCCGGATGCCCGCGGTGCAGGCGCTGGTGCGTCGCCTGACCGGCGGCAAGGACCCCAACATGACGGTCAACCCCGACGAGGTGGTTGCCATCGGGGCCGCCATCCAGGCCGGCGTCCTCAAGGGTGAGGTCAAGGACGTCCTCCTCCTCGACGTGACGCCGCTGTCGCTTGGGCTGGAGACGCTCGGCGGGGTCATGACCAGGGTGATCGAGCGCAACACCACCATCCCGGTCCGGCGGACCGAGGTGTTCTCGACCGCCGAGGACAACCAGCCGGCCGTGGACGTCGTGGTCCTGCAGGGCGAGCGCGAGCGGGCCGCGGACAACCGGGTGCTCGGCCGCTTCCGGCTGGAGAACATCCGCCCGGCACCCCGCGGGGAGCCCCAGATCGAGGTCACCTTCGACATCGACGCCAACGGCATCCTCAACGTCTCCGCCCGCGACAAGGACACCAGGGCCGAGCAGAAGATCACGATCAGCGAGACCAGCAACCTGGACCGGTCCGAGGTGGAGCGGATGGTCGCCGAGGCCGACCGGTACCGGGCCGAGGACACCCGCCTGCGCCAGCTGGTGGACGCCCGCAACGAGCTGGACGCCGTCGCCTACCAGGTGGAGCGGCGCCTGCAAGAGCTCGGCGGCGCGGCCCCGTCCCACGAGAAGGCACGGGCGGAGATGCTGGTCGCCGACGCCCGCCAAGCCATCAAGGAGGAGGCGCCGCTGGAGCGCCTGCGGGAGCTCACCGGCGAGCTCCAGCAGCTGCTCCAGGGCCTGATGGCGAGCCCTGGTGCCCAGGCTGGCGCGCAGGGCGGGCCCGGGCCCGGCGGTCCGTCAGAACAGCGGCCCGGCGGCCCGTCAGAACAGCGGCCCGGCGGTCCGTCAGAGCAACGGCCCGGCGACGACGACGTGATCGACGCCGACTTCACCCCCAGTTAG